A genomic stretch from Caulobacter sp. FWC2 includes:
- the odhB gene encoding 2-oxoglutarate dehydrogenase complex dihydrolipoyllysine-residue succinyltransferase, translating into MADINTPALGESVTEATVARWTKKVGEAVKKDEILVELETDKVSLEVASPADGVLSAIGAEEGATVVPGTILGVVTEGATASAAPAAAAPAPKAAAPAPAPAPAPAAAAPAPVASAPAAAPVSPAPARVAAENNLDLSKVAGTGKDGRVTKGDALAALEARASAPAPAAAPAAPRPIHEREERVKMTRLRQTIARRLKEAQNTAAMLTTFNEVDMSAVMALRAQYKDVFEKRHGVKLGFMSFFTKAVVAALKAIPDVNAEIDGTDIVYKNHYDIGVAVGTDKGLVVPVVRDADALNLAEIEKAIGALGKKARDGQLSIEDMQGGTFTITNGGIYGSLMSTPILNAPQSGILGMHAIKERAMVVNGKIEIRPMMYLALSYDHRVVDGAGAVTFLVKVKEALEDPQRLLLDL; encoded by the coding sequence ATGGCCGACATCAACACCCCCGCCCTCGGCGAATCCGTCACCGAAGCGACGGTCGCCCGTTGGACCAAGAAGGTCGGGGAGGCCGTGAAGAAGGACGAGATCCTCGTCGAGCTGGAGACCGACAAGGTCAGCCTCGAAGTGGCCTCGCCCGCTGACGGCGTGCTGTCGGCCATCGGCGCCGAAGAAGGCGCGACCGTCGTTCCGGGCACGATCCTGGGCGTGGTGACCGAAGGCGCGACCGCGTCGGCCGCTCCGGCCGCCGCTGCCCCGGCCCCGAAGGCCGCCGCTCCGGCTCCGGCCCCCGCGCCGGCTCCCGCCGCTGCTGCCCCGGCTCCCGTCGCTTCGGCGCCCGCCGCCGCGCCGGTCAGCCCGGCCCCGGCCCGCGTCGCCGCCGAGAACAATCTCGACCTGTCGAAGGTCGCGGGCACCGGCAAGGACGGTCGCGTGACCAAGGGCGACGCCCTGGCCGCCCTGGAAGCTCGCGCCTCGGCTCCGGCCCCGGCCGCCGCTCCGGCCGCGCCGCGTCCGATCCATGAGCGCGAAGAGCGCGTGAAGATGACGCGCCTGCGTCAGACGATCGCCCGTCGCCTGAAGGAAGCCCAGAACACCGCCGCCATGCTGACGACCTTCAACGAGGTCGACATGAGCGCCGTGATGGCTCTGCGCGCCCAGTACAAGGACGTGTTCGAAAAGCGCCACGGCGTGAAGCTGGGCTTCATGTCCTTCTTCACCAAGGCCGTGGTGGCCGCGCTGAAGGCGATCCCGGACGTCAACGCCGAGATCGACGGCACGGACATCGTCTACAAGAACCACTACGACATCGGCGTCGCCGTCGGCACCGACAAGGGCCTGGTGGTTCCGGTCGTCCGGGACGCCGACGCGCTGAACCTGGCCGAGATCGAAAAGGCCATCGGCGCCCTGGGCAAGAAGGCCCGCGACGGCCAGCTGTCCATCGAGGACATGCAAGGCGGCACTTTCACGATCACCAACGGCGGCATCTACGGCTCGCTGATGTCGACGCCGATCCTGAACGCGCCGCAGTCGGGCATCCTGGGCATGCACGCGATCAAGGAACGCGCCATGGTCGTGAACGGCAAGATCGAGATCCGCCCGATGATGTACCTGGCCCTGTCCTACGACCACCGCGTCGTTGACGGCGCCGGCGCCGTGACCTTCCTGGTCAAGGTCAAGGAAGCCCTGGAAGACCCGCAGCGTCTGCTGCTGGACCTCTAA
- a CDS encoding AcvB/VirJ family lysyl-phosphatidylglycerol hydrolase — MTMRVRLIAALTAIALSLGAPVAASAWPGASGDQIPVASAKPGDTLAVFYSGDGGWAALDQGVTQYLADNGLPTLGVNSLSYFTTKRSPAGAAADLAQALRDYERLWGRSKVTLIGYSFGADALPAIIPHLPADLRGHIGRLVLIGTGPNGDLQFHPTSWLNIATPDAYPVRPAIAALAGMKITCVYGDAEKADICPTLPDAEVTKIRLPGDHHFNRDYAALGAAVLKASR; from the coding sequence ATGACCATGCGCGTTCGCCTCATCGCCGCCCTCACCGCTATCGCCCTGAGCCTCGGCGCGCCTGTCGCCGCCTCGGCCTGGCCGGGCGCGAGCGGCGACCAGATCCCGGTGGCCAGCGCCAAGCCCGGCGACACCCTGGCGGTGTTCTATTCGGGCGACGGCGGCTGGGCGGCCCTGGATCAGGGCGTGACCCAGTACCTGGCCGACAACGGCCTGCCGACCCTGGGCGTCAATTCGCTGAGCTATTTCACCACCAAGCGATCGCCGGCAGGCGCCGCCGCCGACCTGGCCCAGGCCCTGAGAGACTACGAGCGCCTGTGGGGGCGCTCCAAGGTGACGCTGATCGGCTATTCGTTCGGGGCCGACGCCCTGCCGGCGATCATCCCGCACTTGCCCGCCGATCTCCGCGGCCACATCGGACGCCTGGTGCTGATCGGGACCGGCCCGAACGGCGACCTGCAGTTTCACCCGACCAGCTGGCTCAACATCGCCACGCCAGACGCCTATCCGGTGCGCCCGGCGATCGCGGCCTTAGCGGGCATGAAGATCACCTGCGTCTACGGCGACGCGGAAAAGGCCGACATCTGCCCCACCCTGCCCGATGCCGAAGTCACCAAGATCCGCCTGCCCGGCGACCACCACTTCAACCGCGACTACGCGGCGCTCGGCGCGGCGGTGCTGAAGGCCAGCCGCTAG
- the lpdA gene encoding dihydrolipoyl dehydrogenase, with product MAQYDVVIIGGGPGGYNAAIRAGQLGLKTAIVEGRGKLGGTCLNVGCMPSKALLHASEMYQAAVGPEFAKLGIEVKPKLNLPQMMAQKAESVEALTKGVEFLMKKNKADYVKGWGRIDGPGKVVVKAEDGTETVLETKNIVIATGSEPTPLPGVSVDNKRILDSTGALSLPEVPKHLVVVGAGVIGLELGSVWKRLGAEVTVVEYLDRILPGTDTEVATAFQKILTKQGFKFQLGAKVTGAEAGAKGVKLTHEPVAGGEAATIEADYVLVAIGRRPFTQGLGLETVGITPDKRGMIANDHYKTGVAGVWVVGDVTSGPMLAHKAEDEAIACIELIAGKAGHVNYDIIPGVVYTSPEVATVGKTEDELKAAGVAYKVGKFPFLANSRAKINHETDGFVKVLADAKTDRILGAHMVGPNVGDMIAEYCVAMEFGGASEDVARTCHPHPTRSEALRQAAMGVEGWVTQA from the coding sequence ATGGCTCAGTACGACGTCGTCATCATCGGTGGTGGTCCCGGTGGCTACAACGCGGCGATCCGCGCCGGTCAGCTGGGTCTGAAGACCGCGATCGTCGAAGGCCGCGGCAAGCTGGGCGGCACCTGCCTGAACGTGGGCTGCATGCCCTCCAAGGCCCTGCTGCACGCTTCGGAAATGTACCAGGCCGCCGTCGGTCCTGAGTTCGCCAAGCTGGGCATCGAGGTCAAGCCGAAGCTGAACCTGCCGCAGATGATGGCCCAGAAGGCCGAGAGCGTCGAAGCCCTGACCAAGGGCGTCGAGTTCCTGATGAAGAAGAACAAGGCCGACTACGTGAAGGGCTGGGGCCGCATCGACGGACCCGGCAAGGTGGTCGTGAAGGCCGAGGACGGTACCGAAACCGTGCTCGAGACCAAGAACATCGTCATCGCCACGGGCTCGGAACCCACCCCGCTGCCGGGCGTGAGCGTCGACAACAAGCGCATCCTCGACTCCACCGGCGCCCTGTCGCTGCCGGAAGTGCCCAAGCATCTGGTCGTGGTTGGCGCGGGGGTCATCGGCCTGGAGCTGGGTTCGGTGTGGAAGCGCCTGGGCGCCGAAGTCACCGTCGTCGAATATCTGGACCGCATCCTGCCGGGCACGGACACCGAGGTCGCCACCGCCTTCCAGAAGATCCTGACCAAGCAGGGCTTCAAGTTCCAGTTGGGCGCAAAGGTCACTGGCGCCGAAGCCGGCGCCAAGGGCGTGAAGCTGACCCACGAGCCGGTCGCGGGCGGCGAGGCCGCCACGATCGAGGCTGACTACGTGCTGGTCGCCATCGGCCGCCGCCCGTTCACCCAGGGCCTGGGCCTGGAAACGGTCGGCATCACGCCGGACAAGCGCGGCATGATCGCCAACGACCACTACAAGACCGGCGTGGCCGGCGTGTGGGTGGTCGGCGACGTCACCTCGGGTCCGATGCTGGCCCACAAGGCCGAGGACGAGGCCATCGCCTGCATCGAACTGATCGCGGGCAAGGCCGGCCACGTGAACTACGACATCATCCCGGGCGTCGTTTACACCAGCCCGGAAGTCGCCACGGTCGGCAAGACCGAGGACGAGCTGAAGGCCGCGGGCGTCGCCTACAAGGTCGGCAAGTTCCCGTTCCTGGCCAACAGCCGCGCCAAGATCAACCACGAGACCGACGGCTTCGTGAAGGTGCTGGCCGACGCCAAGACCGACCGCATCCTGGGCGCCCACATGGTCGGCCCGAACGTCGGCGACATGATCGCCGAATACTGCGTGGCCATGGAGTTCGGCGGCGCCTCGGAAGACGTGGCCCGCACCTGCCACCCGCACCCGACCCGCTCGGAAGCCCTGCGCCAGGCGGCCATGGGCGTCGAGGGCTGGGTGACCCAGGCCTAG
- a CDS encoding DUF3088 family protein: MAKDTLYLLAMGFDKDGQQRFCPDCAMMEGYLAAYPQLREVLDIVRVDYPRPRPALVERLGEEHQNAPTLILAQASPDAGPHGEIQTANGLSFLSDARPITRWLAAKYELPAPL; this comes from the coding sequence ATGGCCAAGGACACCCTCTACCTGCTGGCGATGGGCTTCGACAAAGACGGCCAGCAGCGCTTCTGCCCCGACTGCGCGATGATGGAAGGCTACCTGGCCGCCTATCCGCAGCTGCGCGAGGTCCTCGACATCGTCCGCGTCGACTACCCCCGCCCGCGCCCGGCCCTGGTCGAGCGCCTGGGCGAAGAGCACCAGAACGCTCCGACCCTGATCCTGGCGCAGGCCTCTCCCGACGCCGGCCCGCACGGCGAAATCCAGACGGCCAATGGCCTAAGCTTCCTCAGCGACGCCCGCCCGATCACGCGGTGGCTGGCGGCGAAGTACGAACTGCCCGCGCCGCTCTAG